A genomic region of Caenorhabditis elegans chromosome V contains the following coding sequences:
- the F48G7.10 gene encoding Phorbol-ester/DAG-type domain-containing protein (Confirmed by transcript evidence), protein MSTEPQFENPFIDRQLDGSKIHEISGHRFKATALVQPTCCAICSKLIYGLGKQGYRCLGCETVVHKRCHSLINDRCNFGPSSPRQPPPQELSSDSGELRHRIPSPTEPQVSTNHHFNKHFYTRPTFCDHCGSLLYGLSKQGVQCSDCLANVHHRCKEKAVHNCIVSSQ, encoded by the exons ATGTCCACCGAGccacaatttgaaaatccatTCATTGATCGTCAATTGGATGGATCAAAAATCCACGAAATTTCCGGGCACAGGTTCAAGGCCACGGCTCTTGTTCAGCCAACCTGCTGTGCAATTTGCTCCAAGTTGATCTACGGACTCGGAAAACAAGGCTACAGGTGTTTgg gctgtGAAACTGTTGTTCACAAACGCTGCCATTCCTTAATAAACGATCGTTGCAACTTCGGCCCATCATCTCCCCGCCAGCCACCTCCACAAGAGCTTTCCAGTGATTCTGGAGAGCTTCGGCACAGGATCCCATCGCCCACTGAGCCCCAAGTCTCCACCAATCATCACTTCAACAAGCATTTCTACACCCGACCAACGTTCTGTGATCACTGTGGAAGCCTGCTCTACGGGCTCTCCAAGCAAGGCGTTCAATGCTCGGATTGTTTGGCAAATGTGCACCATCGTTGTAAGGAGAAGGCGGTTCACAATTGTATTGTTTCAAGCCAATAA
- the F48G7.8 gene encoding ShKT domain-containing protein (Confirmed by transcript evidence), translated as MLLRVVFLTFVILWAGAEIQLGCKSTPFRKGVNPCPPHFTELPGGLCCSDDDVYIISDNDTTLSPTTTTTAAPCQDRLNPATGVSDCPMRRNLCTDPNYRKMMHEQCPKTCGFCTTGSTTKAPACSDKVDPRTGVSDCPQKKYLCTDPTYKGLMKDKCPKTCGYC; from the exons ATGCTGCTTCGAGTGGTTTTTCTCACATTTGTCATTCTCTGGGCAGGCGCGGAAATCCAGTTGGGCTGCAAAAGCACTCCATTCCGAAAAGGTGTCAATCCATGCCCTCCACACTTCACAGAATTACCCGGAGGGCTTTGTTGCTCCGATGACGACGTCTATA TCATATCGGACAATGACACCACACTTTCCCCAACAACAACCACAACCGCTGCTCCATGCCAAGACAGATTGAACCCTGCGACAGGAGTCAGCGATTGCCCAATGCGACGCAATTTGTGCACGGATCCAAATTACAGAAAGATGATGCACGAACAATGCCCAAAGACTTGCGGATTCTGCACTACTGGGTCGACTACCAAGGCACCAGCGTGCTCTGACAAAGTGGATCCGAGAACTGGAGTTAGTGATTGCCCACAAAAGAAGTATCTGTGCACAGATCCTACGTACAAGGGATTGATGAAGGACAAGTGTCCAAAGACATGTGGATATTGTTAA
- the F48G7.9 gene encoding Phorbol-ester/DAG-type domain-containing protein (Confirmed by transcript evidence) has product MSIILQLQTPHVSNTYDGSKVHEVAGHKFRAAALLQPTCCAFCSKIIYGLGKQGYRCLGCETVVHKKCHASMITCCVYDSSRRSSLASVSTSTKNWPSKSSSAPSSPTAGSTAKKEYEKVKLSRK; this is encoded by the exons ATGTCAATAATTCTGCAATTGCAAACTCCACACGTATCCAATACATACGATGGTTCGAAAGTTCATGAGGTGGCTGGTCACAAGTTCAGAGCTGCAGCTCTACTTCAACCAACTTGTTGTGCTTTTTGCTCCAAGATTATATATGGGCTTGGAAAACAAGGATATAGGTGTCTAG GTTGCGAAACAGTAGTGCACAAGAAATGCCACGCCTCCATGATCACATGTTGTGTTTATGATTCCTCGCGCCGTTCGTCACTGGCTTCAGTGTCCACGAGTACAAAAAATTGGCCATCTAAATCTTCATCTGCGCCCTCATCTCCTACAGCCGGCTCAACTGCTAAAAAAGAATAcgaaaaagttaaattgtcaaggaaatga